The sequence CCCAGATTGTCATGATGTGCTTGACCTACGACTATAGATAACAGTTGgtgaaaaagatgaaaggatattttatttcctgacaaCTCCCAATGATCTCAGATTTCTGCTCAAACTTCCCATGGTGCTAAGTGTGAGAACAGTTTAAGATGTTTCCCTTATTTTATTGTAAGACTCCATTTAAACTGTGATTCCTGAGTTCATTAAAACTATTGTCACTTTCCCTTTACACCCACCCACTGTGCTATCTTCTGCAGGGATGCTGAAACCAGAGATAACTCAGTCACATAAACACATCAGAGGAAAGATTTTGCTAGTGCTGCCTTATCCCAGAAAACACAACTAAAAGCCTCAAGAGATAGACCCCAACTTGTTTCTGTAAGCATGCTCTAATGCTTAtcaaagaaggagaaaaacaaaaacccttagATTTTTTATGACCAGGATTTAGCACATAACAGCACCGTTACATGAACAGACTAACAGACTACAGACTAAGAAATATGTTAACTAGTGGTGACTAAGCCGTTTAACGTTAAAGCTAGTTAACCATTCCCAGCCTCAGAGTCACAAAGGTCATTTCAGCAGCCCATTTTCACCGCCTGTTTGAGGTTTAGCTCATCCTTGTTTATTACAAGCACCTTTTCAGAGATCTCCATGGGAGCTCATATGGCAGCCTTTTACTAATAACTTGCCCTCTTTATGGCTTCATTACTTTTGCAGTTGAGTCATCAGCGGTCAATCAGTAGCCTGtgtatttcttctgtcattGCAAATTGATGGGATAACCGTACCACTCATGGCTTCAGTATTGGTATTAACTTCAGTTACAAACTAAtaattgaggggaaaaaatctttatggAATGTGCATTTGTCTATTATAGCCTAATTGCTTACAGCTATAAACACAATATCAGCTGGCTGCACATTACTGAAACCTCAAGATTTGAAAAGTGTGCACATACAAGAGACTTTGAAAagattactttttcctttgtgtcctGGCTATTTCAAGTATGTGCCTGCACGTGGTAATTACTCGCAAATGAAAAAGTACAAACCCTTGGCAGTTCAGATACATCAGTATTTAAACTTTCAAGAGCTGTTAGGGTTGTTTAAGAAGGGATCATGAAATGCTGCACACTATGCCAATTTATCCAATCAAGTATATTCATTTGGAAAAAGTACTGTAAATATAAATTACTCCAGAAGAAACCCCACAAATCAGAACTGCCTCAAAACACAGGTAATCAGCATAACTAAAGTAAGCTAAAGTAAGATCCCTTCAAATTAAACTGGGGAGTAAGTGGGGATTAAGTCTTCACAGCTTATTTGGAACTATTTTGTAAGTCACTTTGCAAGAATGTGAAAAAGTCATGAAAATGACAATTTAACAGAGTTGCCAGTTACTGTATGTTCCTTAAAGACTATCAGCTAGTGGACATAAAGTTTTACAGCATTAAAGAGTTACCATAAAATGTGCTTGAGGTTCCACATTTCACTGGTCAAGTAAGGTAAAactatatgatctttaagggcCCTTCTAACTGAAGCCATTCTACGATTTTACGGTTTTACCATAGTAAGATTGTTTTTCATGTTGGTGCTGTAATGACTAACTAGAATCCACTGTGATAATTTATgtaattcacagaatcacagaatggttgaggctggcagggccctcaGGAGCTCATCTGGtcccacccctgctccagcagggccacccagagcagggtgcccaggcctGTGTCCAGGTGATTTTTGGAGATCCcccaggaggagaccccacagcctctgggcagcctgtgccagtgctcagccacacgcacagcacagaagtgctgcctggtgctcagggggaACCTCcttgctccagtttgtgcccactgccttcAGTCCTGGCAATGTCTTCAcagcaccctcccttcaggtatttatggacactgatgagatccccctgagcctccccttctccaggccgagcagtcccagctctctcagcctctcctcctgtcCCTTGATCATCTCGGTGTCCCCTTGTTGGGCTTCTTCCAGCATGTCCTCGCGTAATGGTGGGCCCTGAGCTGGGCACACGACTCCAGGTACAGGCAGTCCCACGAGTGCTGCAGACtggaggggaagaatcacctctcctgacctgctggtgatactttgTCTActgcagccaagaatactgtTAGCTTTCTTTGCACAGAGGGCACGCTGCCAACCCAATTCAACTAGtcttgctattaaaaaaaaaaaaatacacaaaaaaccCCCCTGCATTTTATGGTAAGATTGACAGATCACTCTCTGTATGTACAAGGTCTTCAGTATCAATAAAAGTTCCATTAAAAAGGGTTCCTTACAAAGCTATTCCTCCACCTGAATGTAGCAGTACTATCTACAATTTCCAGACAATATTACAACTGAAAGTTATGAAAGGTGTTCAGATTAGATCCTGAAGGATTACTCTActcctgttttcatttgttaagtTACCGTCCCCACCATATTTATACTTGGGCTCACAACCTGAGGTACAAGCTACTCATCTGCACTGTTTGCAATTCTTGTTAGCAAACCAGCTACTTCCGCCTTGTTCAAGAAGCGAAAGTAAATGAAAACGAACAATTTCACAAACACTGGCCGGCTGAAAAACACTACCTAAAGCTTATGTGGATATGCCAGCCTGAtgcatttttcatcatattCCTTTCGCCGAATCCTGAGCAGTGAATTTCTACCTATACAGTTAGGATTTCAGTTCCTGGCCTTCTAAAACCAGGACTTTCATCACGGTATTCCAAGTCAGTTTAACAGCTGTTTTCCCTCAGTGATATCACAGAGTTTCAGACAGTGGAGTTGAAGTACTAAGCTTCATGTGGTACTATAGTTTGTCAAGAGACTTCCGAAAGCACaaggaagagcaggaaggaTGGTCTGCACGTTCTTCCCACTCCCCACAGAAAATATGAGTATTTAAAAACACTCCCAAATGCAGGTCTGTAGTAACTCTAGCTCATTGTTAAAAATGAGTTGAAAAACACTCTGAGCAATATGTGGAAGAATATCAGAGGCAGAAGTTTGTCAGTGGCTGTGTCATTTTCATCAACCGTTAAGAGTggaaaaacaagtatttgtaCCATACATTTACCAACCTCATCCATTTTAGGCTTTTTTGCGTTATAGTCACCATCTTCACaacctttcctcttcttcctaaccaccatccagaaaaaaagtaggtttagttatttttttccagactcaGTCTCCTTATTTGACTACAGTATTTAAGATTATATCATGAGAAAACGTGTCATATAAAAAGCACTGAGTCCCAACTGACAGCTTACTACAAGTTCACAATACGTACTAAATTGAAAGGGCAGAAAGAATTAGCAAGTCCTTCACCACTCACACAATTCTTAAGAAAGCATTAACCCTTTACACAATTTgctttaatcacattttttgAAGCCCATGAGTCTCATGAGATGAGATCAAGTGGTTAGATTTAGAAGCCACTCAGGATTCCACTTCCATGTTACAAAATAACCATTGTTGGGGCCTGCTGTACAAATCAGCATAGAGAAACAACATCTAGGTGTTACAGAAGAACTGGGTGAACTTGAGAACCAAGACTTCGAACAGACACCTTTATGTTTGCATTgacatgttttcattttcattcactCACAGATCAGTCAGTGTTTCCATAGCATTAAAAAAGATTGAAATTTAACAAATTACAGAGTAGTATCTACTTACAGGTTGGTATTAAGTGAAAACTCCGGACTGTGACACTTCtctaatttctgttttagagCAGCAACCTCTTCAGGCCTTGGCAGTTCATATTTCTTTATAAGATTTTTCATGCCTACAGTGGCAACAACACAGCTCTAAGCAAACTAAGTAATTTCTGCTCCACCCTGTGAATTACACAAGGTCAGTATCAATCAGTAGTATGGCTCCTGTTACTGCTTATCCCTTTTATTTAAGTTTGAGCCAACAGTTCATCTCTTTTCCCTCACATCTCTGCTAGGTTTCGAAAATATCACATCTATTTTCCCAACAGACTTCAAGACACTGCGAGGCAAGTTTTACCAACTTAACAGGATTTTAGTTATGaagttttcttacttttatttgtCAAACCATTAGATGTTACAAGTTCTGACCTTCTCCAACTCCCAAACCATTTGCTTGCAAAACTTCCCATCGCATGCAGCACACTAACTTTGGAGTATCCAAGATTACATACACGAGGCTTGACTATCATCTTAAAAACAGAGGATTAATTCTAAATAGCATCAATGAACAGCAGAAGTTCAGCACAAAGAACTACACTGAAATAAGTTGCCAGCACCacattttttggttttcatcAAGGCAAATTACAGAGTTCACATTACTCTGCCAGCAACTTTCAAAATAGATGGGTATTTTTTGTATTCAGCATTGTTCCTTGGTCTTAAAAAATTGGTTTCTGTCTTGTatgaatgcaaattaaatttacaaGTACCCTACAAGAAAGAAGACCTTCTTTACCACCAATTCTATGCAAAACAAACCATTTACAGATTTAGCACCTCAGCTGCTTCAAAATTTTCTGCCAGCCACATTTATGAAAAGCTGCCTTTAGGGTAATGCTATCTTCCACAAAACTGCAAGTGAATGTGTGATCCCAGAGCTCCTTCTGCATTTCACTAAGAGAAACCTGACGACTAGGTTTGTTAGGATAAGAGAGAGGTAAGAGTACCTCAAACTTtataaattcaatttaaattgaaattgtAGACCCTGCTGACTTGTATGATATAATCACCACCGAAGTCTGCTTAGTCAACAGactggattttttcttttcgATGCTAGCACTCTccattttaaatgcatgcaCTAGCTTAGAATATTAAAGAACTGAATGCCTTCTTAAAATTCCATACCTCGACCGTCATTTACTATAACGATCAGCGTACTGTACTCCCCACAGTCACAGCTAAACCATGCTAGCAttcgtgttttgttttgtttcttacatATGTAGTTGTTTTGTACTAGCAAACCTAAACATCTTTTGAAAGACCTTTATAGCTGCAAAGTAAAAGTGAGGTACAAATGCTGGCAGATCACTTATTTAGCTTACAAAAGTCACCCTCTGGCGGTAGAAGTAGTTATGTGCAGCTTTTGTCAGAAGCTGTACTCTCAAGTCATAGTGACTGAAAAGTTACTCATCCAAACTCACACAAAAACGTTAGCTAGTGCCCAAAACAGATTTCTCACTTTTGAATACAAATCagttactaaaaaaaatcagtacaacATATATCATCCGTAAAGCATCAGGCTCTTTACCATTTTGATTTAATAACAAAGGTAAGTCTGAGTGTTTTCCCCCCCCCCTGCATATACCTAGTCAGTAGTTCATTGTACTGCCAACATTTTACGTACCCTATGCAAGCCCTGAGGTGAAGAAAACCATTGGAAgcacatttttctgcttaaaacttttgttgtttgaaaaaactttttttttttcctccagagagacagtttttaatatttttttccaatgtttaCTTACATTTCATGCTATCTAGTAACTTGGccaagaattttctgttttctttcagcataaGGCTTTCTGATAAGTAACtgtaaagagaaatgaaagaataatttccTAAAATAAAGTGCCATAATTACTTGTGACAGCTATCATTAGTTAATAAAACACCTATTTCCATCTGCTAAAGTGTTATGATTAGACTTAGTAAGAACACTTTTGTTGCAGAAGTGCTATAAagtgacagaaaagcaaatcctTCACTTCCAgcattcttctgtttctcagatTCAAAAGTCCTTTTAGTAACAACATAAACACAGCACACCCGAGGAACACCATTACACAGGTATTTATCACAttccagtgtttaaaaaaaaaaggaacttaagATTTAAGTGAATTTAGATGAAAACTTAATCTATTAAACAGAATATTGAACACATGGTACAAGACCTCTGAGTAAGAATATGAAAAGTTTAGAGACTAATCTCACTTTCGGCTTTAGCACTTGCTTTCTCATTTATGCTTCcaaatcttaaaacaaacaaaaaaaaaaaaaggaaaaaaaatgcacacaccAGCAGGTTAAAACCACAAGATACATAAGCAACAATCCTTGTCAagatctacagaaaaaaaaaaaaaaagtttatccCTTGCTGGGAAGAAAACTTGCATGTAAAATCCAAGGACTCTTAAAGTGTGATATTATCAGTCTGTGTGAACAGAAAACTTATTTATAAGATAGATATACTCAGCTGTGTCAGTTGCAGCTCACAGTCTGAGGCCCCAGCCACCGTTAATTGCTACAAGCTAGCAGCTGCTCACTTAGTGCCACTGCTCATACAACCTTAAGAGCACTTTGCTGACACTGTAACTGGAGACTAACTAGTAGCCATTATTTGCCAGAGACtggttgctgttgtttttcctgaaactgTAACTTCCTGAAGACTGATTTATACACACTGACATCCGGGACCAACAGATTTTCAAGCCTCTGTGTTCTAAcccagctctgtcctgccaATGCAGGGACCCCTACTCACAGGCCCTCAAGacctgtgctgcagcttctgtcacgtgcagcagctgaagctgaTGTGAAAGAGTGACTGACAAGGTTGTAGCAACTGTAGGTGCTGATGGGTGacaaagaatttgttttttttatgagtAGACAAAGCTCACATACCTTGAATCACATGCTACCTACAAACTATTCTAGTTCCTTTTATATCCAAGCTTTCTGAGTTTTGATGTATGGAGTACAGAAAATAAGTTCAGGAATGAGATCGACAAGTTGTAATAAGCACTTGAACACTGGCACACTCTTTTGAGAAGACAGTGAATCCTGAAGAGCATCCTCCCATGCTGCGGAAGATCCTTTAAACAGAATGGCTTTAATAAATTGTCTTTCCACATTGATATCAAAGCCTTTCATGATGCCTTTAGAAACAGAAGTGGATAggccacagaaaagaaatggagttACTTAAAGAGCACTTTATTAGTAGTACATTTCTGTGCACACTAATGGTTGTACCAACCAAGTGCAGCACTTACTGTTTCTGCACGGCTAGTAGCCATCAGTTCAGAGAAATACTATTTGACTCCAAAATCTTAGGTATCTTAGAAATTCTTAACAATcttacttttttgtttcagtgattCTTTAGGTGTTTCATACCGTCACTTTCTACTGCACTTCCAGTCTCTTCACTCTGATCTTCACTATCAGTCTGAAAATCCTATTCTGTTCTAATTAGGGCAAAGCTGTCACTTTGGAAGAAGcgaaaaaacatttcaaaggaatataaaaaaCAGACACCAACTAAATGCATAGCTCGGGCTTttcaaaagtagaaaaaaaaatcactacagcTTTAGTTTTGAAACATACTTAATGCAGCAGACTGTTAACTACCAAGTAAATGCATACTTCTACTAGTCAAGAACATCTACAGTAAAGTTTTATACAAGTAGCAAATAAATCCctccaaagaaatgaaaacactacCTCTCCATATTAATTCCCGCTCTTGAAGCACTAGATAGGATAGAAGTGAGAGCTATCTGTGAGGGAGTAAAGAGTAGATATGCATCTGTCAGAGCCACTCGATTGAGAAAGTCATCAGCCGTTTTCCTCAACACTTCAGGATTCTCCAGCATTGGATAACGAGTctagaaaataaacaggaaagtaAGTAGCTGTTCCTGATCTTCCACTCGTCAGCTCAGAATGCCAAACTCAATAATGTACTGTAAAGCAAAAGAGTAGCTGGCCAttgtattcaaaataaataacgTGTAAAGAGCACAACAAAACTCCTTTCAAACACCTATCATTCTACAATCAACATCATTAAGAGCACACTTAATTTTTCTAACAAGCCATGACATTTGTCTAACATTAGCATATGAAGTATGCAGCACATAAAATGTTATTACCTTCAAATCAATTAGAAATCCCTCAAACGGCCTGTATGGATTGTGCACGATAAGATGGAAGTTCAGCTGCTGAATAAGTAGCAGTTCATATTCCAGTATCTGTTCAAGAGCTTTTTCTTGTCCAAGAGGGCTTTCCCGAAGGTTACCAACAAACTGTGCACTGGACACATTAAATTCATCTACTTTACAGGCCAAAAACGCACATGTTAGCCTTGAGgaggttaaaaggaaaaaaaaaaaaaaaaaatcatatctgCAGCATCCATGTTTTCATGAGAACTTCtgtgcagaattatttttttaatcttcaaagtACCATGTTTAGAACACAAACTTTTCCAAGTAGAAACAGAAGGTGACCAGACTAGGTCTTCACATacatttaatcttttattttttttttttttaaatatcttaacAAATGCCAAGTATACTTCTAATGTTCTAATCAATACGGTAAGTCAAGGTGTGTTGATAACTCACATTATTATCCGAGGATGATACTCCATCACTGAGTTGTTGAGGTAAAAGCGTTTGAAATACATGCAAGCTGTtcccttcattaaaaaaaaaagaaaagggagggagggaaaagtaTAGAAGCAAAAATAGattgagaaaaattaaaataaaatcacacaaCAGTAACAAGTGTGAATATATACTACAGGCATGCAGGACACAATACAGGCACAAATGCCATGCCATTAAACATTCCCATATCTAGTACATTTGCGGGTGTAATAAGCTTACAAGATTGTGGTTTGGTTACCTTTTCTGCCATTTCTAGACATACATGTAAGAAGACTGTGCAAAAAGTTGATGGCATCTTCATGAGAATCTGACCTTgacatgaaatttaaaagacAGTGAAGGTCAATTTTCCCGCGTGTTTAAAAGTGACACTTCTCTGGGTGTCTGTAAGTACCTCAGCCTGTCAACACTGAATTTCCCACTGATCTGAAACCCACCAGCATGAAATCAGGTATTTCAAACCTGTTACTTGGGAAGTCTGACTCAGCACACTGACTTAAGGCAGCCAATTCTCAAATATAAGGCCAGGTTTCATACAGCATATAGTGGCAGCCTAATGATGCatagcaaatgcatttttaagcaAGATACTATTTTCGTTACTCACCACAGTGGCCAGAAAGGGAGATGACTGATGGGGATACTTCTGAATGACTAGCTGGCAGAAGGAGCCCAGTTTAAGTCCCTGCTTCAGCTCCCTCCCCCTTAGTGCACTCTTCTGCCTTCAAGGTAAGTCACCTCAGAGGTCCTTTTTTCCAAGCTAGTACAGGTGCCTGAACTAGCACACTTTGCTCAGATGCACACCAGTGCCGGAAAAAAAACTGTGCACCTCAGCTTTGGGACCTCTCCAGCTCCCCCTGCAGCATCGAGGCTGTTTTATTGTCTCACTAACTCACCGAAATCAATTTCAATGAATTGAAACATTTGTATCATGAACTGTATCATTGAAAAGCTCTAGATTTGTTTCTATTCCTTGATgatggaaggggaaaggaaaatgttaccCAATGCAAGCATTACAGCCACAGGAAACAAACGAAGCtgagaaattactgtttttaagaCTGGTGCACTATCCAGAAAacaaagggagagagaaagcagcCTGAAACGCGATGTGCAGCACCGGAGAGGCGGAAAATAAAGGGATATTCGTGCTCCCAGGAGTCAGACGAGCAATGCCAAAGCACACGAAACGCGTCGCGGACCACAAAGCACGGGGTCACGGCGCCTGCTTACCACCACCGACCGCGGCATAGCGGGCTTAAAGACGGCGCAGAAATCCAGCAGCCGCTTCTCGTAGTACTTGCAGATCGCCAGCTCCTCGTGGGGCTCCAGCAGGCACGGCTCGCTCGGCGGCACCTGTGAGGGGACACAGCCGGATGGGACaatgggctgggggggggggggggtgcccctctcccctcacagcccggggccccgccgccacctTCCCCCCTCCAGCCCGCCCCGCACCTTCCCGTTCGCCGCCACCCTGCTGCGGAACTTGCGGTTGGCCTCGGCGCGGCTCCGAGCCAGCTCCTCCTCGCTGCCGAAGGTCCAGTGCCGCCGCTGCGTGCTGCTGTGGAACATGGCGGCGACAACCAGCCGCCAACCATCACCTTCGCGGCTGGGCCCTTTGGGGCGGGGAGGGAAGatggcggccgcggggcggggcggggcgggaaGATGGACGTGGGTGAGCTCAGTCAGCGCAAAATGCGCCGACCCGCTGGTGTTCTAGACACGGCCACggaaagaagtgaaataaaacctCACAAAAAGTAGTTAAAGTTAACCAGAGGAATATGtgtggaaagagagaaaacaggccATGTTCGGGTGTGTGGCTGCCAACACAGCCTACACCTCTACGATAGTACAAAACTAACCACAGTCGTTAGTCTTTTCCTGGGTCTTTTCACATAATGAAATGTGAACTTTGACAAGGAAGGGAATTGTGGTCTGGGCCAGAGTCAGCATGGCATGAAATACCTGCTGGTACAGGAAACCCTGAAAACGAAGaatctcttttttcttgtgataATGTAGCAAGAGGACTTGCTGCCCTGCCTCTTGCAGTGGTCAGccttacatttacattttttgttacaGTAATGCATAGctataaaatgcaaattcctgttttttctcaagcttctcaAAAAATTGTGAAGTGCGCTGACATCAAAAAATAAACTCTCCTTGTTCCAAtgcatttcactgttttgttttcatccatGTACCTATAAAACCATATAATCCATCAATatcaaataataatacattcagggaaaacaaaacaaacaaacaaacaaaaacagggaATAATATATGTTATGCCAATTGAAATCAATCTCCATGagttttcagtgaaacatttgaaaacaaagggTCCTCCAGTGGTTCTTCTAGTCTTTTCTCCTATGTAAAGTCAGGATTGATTTCATAATTGCTAAACTGTATCCTGTAAGTTGATGTATAGTCTTCATGAGTGTCTCAGTGAAGGTGACTTAACAACACGCTGTGTTAGCTGGTCCCATCATTTCACCCATCACATGGTTCTCTCCAGAACTTTGTATATTTTCCCTGTTGGTGCTTTCATTTTAGATAATTATGTGGCTTGGTGTACATAGGCAAGCCAATGACACTGACATTTGGTTACTTAAGTTTCtatttggtctttttttctAGATAGCACATACCTGCTTACCAGAACTTGCTTCCTTTCTAGTGCTCTGCTGAAGGTGTACTGGGAGCCTTGCAGAAGATGTATGGCAGAGTTAGTGGTTTTGGACAGCCATCTTTGCTCTGCTGGGGCTTTGTGCATGAGGCTTCAAAAGCCCTTATGTTAGCATGAGTGGTCTCAAAAAGGATATCCCAGTCCATCAGGAGGAGATGTGTGGTTTCATTTGTTACGCAAAATAGAAGGCAGCCAGGTGCATGAGGGGGCAGGAACCTCTCCGCACAGCAGATTGGCGCAGCATGCCCTGGGAAAATCCATCTAGGGTCTACTCAATGCTACATGAATAtggggtccccagcacctgAAGGGACActatctgtatattttttttttcattttggcatattaaaatagctattttatTAAGCTATTCATTGTTGAGCCATTCACATTGAGATGCAGAACTGAGttgaggaggaggacagggctgagagagaaagagaagaagcctCAGCACTGTTCAGGCACTGTTCAGCATTATCCAAAACGCTGCTGTGTAATCAACAAGATTTTACCCACAAATTCAAATCATAGCACCATACaggctgctatgaagaaagttttaatgtgttattttaaaattttaatgtgtTATGTGTTTTAATGTGCATAAAATTTTAATGTGTTATCTCTTAATGCaaaaacttaataaaaatagaaatgctgtAGTCCAATTCCTTGCACAAGTAACCAAATCTATGGAGAGTTGTTTCAAATACACTAATAAAGTGCAGAGTAGGCATAAATAGTTTGttattaaaatcagaaagataacaacaacagaaatttgtttcagaaactgaaatgtaatgttttaaaacagagcaACTTAactatgaaatgtggaaatatGTTAGACAAAGTagcccattttattttattttttctagtttccagttatggaaagagaaattcagtGAATTTTCATAAGTAACTGTATCAGTTATTAATCCATTACTCTACCTCCTCAAGTGTAAAAGCTTGCAGTGTATCTGTTGCTCTGATTTTAAGCATCACGTGCACAGGactattttttcagaattatgcAAATTGTGAAGTAGCAGAGCAAAACTTGTGGGATAATGAAACTTATCCAGTTGCTCAgtcatttgaaaatgtgctcagcaatttctcagaaaaattaCCTTGAAGCATAAATAAGGTCCCCCGCCTAGGGCTAAATGTTGTTTTGGTTCAGGAATCCATTTCTGAACTTGAGCTAGAATACTTGGCTGGAAACAGAGCACAATTTATCTGCTTGTTATCAACACATACCACGGAGTTATCCCTCCTAATGTCATATCTGAGCAGAGCCACAGTGCTCTTTAAGGAAAAAGTTTCTTCCATATCTATGCATTGAAATGTAGCATTTTCTTGAGAACAATTCTAATAAGAAGTGAATGAGGGGAGGTAAAGGGTT comes from Cygnus atratus isolate AKBS03 ecotype Queensland, Australia chromosome Z, CAtr_DNAZoo_HiC_assembly, whole genome shotgun sequence and encodes:
- the CCNH gene encoding cyclin-H isoform X2, with the translated sequence MKMPSTFCTVFLHVCLEMAEKGTACMYFKRFYLNNSVMEYHPRIIMLTCAFLACKVDEFNVSSAQFVGNLRESPLGQEKALEQILEYELLLIQQLNFHLIVHNPYRPFEGFLIDLKTRYPMLENPEVLRKTADDFLNRVALTDAYLLFTPSQIALTSILSSASRAGINMESYLSESLMLKENRKFLAKLLDSMKCMKNLIKKYELPRPEEVAALKQKLEKCHSPEFSLNTNLKKRKGCEDGDYNAKKPKMDEEEWTDDELVDLM
- the CCNH gene encoding cyclin-H isoform X1, producing MFHSSTQRRHWTFGSEEELARSRAEANRKFRSRVAANGKVPPSEPCLLEPHEELAICKYYEKRLLDFCAVFKPAMPRSVVGTACMYFKRFYLNNSVMEYHPRIIMLTCAFLACKVDEFNVSSAQFVGNLRESPLGQEKALEQILEYELLLIQQLNFHLIVHNPYRPFEGFLIDLKTRYPMLENPEVLRKTADDFLNRVALTDAYLLFTPSQIALTSILSSASRAGINMESYLSESLMLKENRKFLAKLLDSMKCMKNLIKKYELPRPEEVAALKQKLEKCHSPEFSLNTNLKKRKGCEDGDYNAKKPKMDEEEWTDDELVDLM